Proteins encoded together in one Bactrocera neohumeralis isolate Rockhampton chromosome 4, APGP_CSIRO_Bneo_wtdbg2-racon-allhic-juicebox.fasta_v2, whole genome shotgun sequence window:
- the LOC126756450 gene encoding TATA-binding protein-associated factor 2N-like, giving the protein MRAFNVCLALVLFVAMLVGTSGNPVGDNAELTFETAEQPLTLFDVDAQQGHENEGDRLARGYGGYRGGYGGYRGGYGGYRGGYGGYRGGYGGYGGRRGGYYG; this is encoded by the coding sequence ATGCGCGCCTTCAACGTTTGCTTAGCACTGGTGCTGTTCGTGGCGATGCTGGTCGGCACCAGCGGTAATCCCGTCGGCGATAATGCTGAGCTCACTTTTGAGACAGCCGAGCAACCGTTAACTTTGTTTGATGTCGACGCGCAGCAAGGACATGAGAATGAAGGCGATCGCTTGGCGCGGGGCTACGGTGGCTACCGTGGTGGTTATGGTGGTTATCGTGGCGGATATGGTGGTTATCGTGGCGGATACGGTGGATACCGCGGAGGATATGGTGGATACGGCGGTCGTCGTGGTGGTTATTATGGTTAA